The genome window AGATGTTCAGTTAAATCGCCAATGGGTTTTCAATTTTTATTTTTATAAATTTTTAACCATTTATTTTTAAAATTTTGGTTGATTTCTTCCTTATTCAAAAATAAAGCACGTATTAAAATTTCTACGCTTTCAGCTTTTCTAAGATGAGTGTTAGAAATAAGTGACCAAATACAAGGAGTAATTTTGTTTTTCATTAGTTTTCTCCAAAAAATTTTTAAACTATTTTAAACAGACTAATAAAAATTTTACTAAATTAAATTAGATTGTAGGAAAAAACGATTGTTTTTTCCTACAATGATTAAATTCAGTTTTTTCTTTCCATTCAGGGTCGCATTTTCTCGCGATAAAATTTTGATCTTTGCAAATAAAACACTCCTAAAGTTTGCAAAATTTCTCATATACCACCAATAATTCAATAAATTTGGAGTGAAGATTGGAAAATCACACCAAAAAAGACAAAAATAATGGAAACTATTCTTTGCGTTTTTTGCTGTTTTTTTAATGTTTCGTTTTCCTGAACATTCATTATGCGATTTGATTTTTTCTTGTTTAAAATTTTAGGAATTATTTGCTGTAATGCTTGAACCAAAACTGTAATAATTATAATTGGCAAGTAAATCCAATAGCCTTCAAATAATTTTTGGTAAGAAGTCGCTGATAGTTCTAAACCTAAAAAATAGGTAACTTTAAAACTAGGAATCCCTTGTAAAGCACGCCAAACTGCGATAAAAATTGGCATTGTTACCAAAACTTGTGAAAAAGGTGAAAAAGGTGAAAAATTATTTTTCTTATATAAATCAGCAACTTCCTGACGATGGCGTTGCTGCATTACCTTGTTTTTTTTATAACTTTCATATTTTGCATCAATTTTTGCCTTTTTGAGTTGAAGTTCCATTTGTTTATTTTGACCAAAAATTGTCTTAAATCTAAAGATGAAAGAAATAATTTTAGTAAAAATAACAACAGACAAAATCGCTAAAATAGTAATCCAACCTGATCATTCTGAAAGTGATTGCGATGACATAACTAAAAGAATGATTTTTGATAGCGGATAGACAAAAATTGAATAAAAAGGACCTAATTTTCACGATTCAGCTCAAGTTACTATTGGAAAAGAAGGTATATTGTTTTGAAAAGCGATTTGTCTTGCCGCATTTTCATCATTGTTGTTTCAACTGTAAGTTTTATTTTGAATGTCGATTCGTGAAAAATTGACTGGAAAAATAAGTTTTTTTATCGTTTCCGCATAACCAGCGATTATTTTTTGGTTTTCAGGCGAGACATCTTTTCCTGATTTTTTTTCAAATTCATCGATCGCTTTGTCAAGTTTTCCGTTAGAAAATTCGGGTAATAAAAGCAATTTATTGTAAATCGATTGAAAAACATCGCGAGCAAAAACCGCGTATGTCCTGTTTACTGGCGGAATTTTGTTATCTAAATTAAAGAAAAATTTGTCAATTTTTTCGCTTAATGCTGCTGTTCCTGAAGCAGAATTTTGAAAACTATACGTATTTACGGGCAGACTTTTGGCATCTCTTAACTTTTCAAAATAAGATTTATCGGTTTTTAAGCCAAAATACTTTGGCGACGGTATTTTTATATCGGTTCAATTTGTTTTTTGATTGTAAGTGTTTTGCGATGAACTAAAAAAAATGAAATCATTTTTTTTGTCACCTTTTAAATATTCAAATTCATTACGACCATTTTGAAACATAATTAAGGAATTAAATTCACCAAAATTTGAATTTTTATCTTTAATTTGTTTCCTTAATGATTCGAGTATTTGTTCTTGATTTACTTTTTTAGTATCAGTAGAAATTAAAAAATTGTTGTTTTTGGTCGCTATATCAATACCTGGTAAATCCTTTTTTTCAGAAATTTTAAAAATTGTGTAATTCGGGGTTACTTCATTTTTCGAGCTGTAGAATTCCAGAGCTTCACCAACATTATAAGAGGTTTTTACGACCATCGATTGTATACAACCCGTTAAAGAAATT of Mesomycoplasma dispar contains these proteins:
- the yidC gene encoding membrane protein insertase YidC gives rise to the protein MKNKQTRPKAFDYFQNLGNSNKKNFNFKGILKFFKVLFYTIIFGISLTGCIQSMVVKTSYNVGEALEFYSSKNEVTPNYTIFKISEKKDLPGIDIATKNNNFLISTDTKKVNQEQILESLRKQIKDKNSNFGEFNSLIMFQNGRNEFEYLKGDKKNDFIFFSSSQNTYNQKTNWTDIKIPSPKYFGLKTDKSYFEKLRDAKSLPVNTYSFQNSASGTAALSEKIDKFFFNLDNKIPPVNRTYAVFARDVFQSIYNKLLLLPEFSNGKLDKAIDEFEKKSGKDVSPENQKIIAGYAETIKKLIFPVNFSRIDIQNKTYSWNNNDENAARQIAFQNNIPSFPIVTWAESWKLGPFYSIFVYPLSKIILLVMSSQSLSEWSGWITILAILSVVIFTKIISFIFRFKTIFGQNKQMELQLKKAKIDAKYESYKKNKVMQQRHRQEVADLYKKNNFSPFSPFSQVLVTMPIFIAVWRALQGIPSFKVTYFLGLELSATSYQKLFEGYWIYLPIIIITVLVQALQQIIPKILNKKKSNRIMNVQENETLKKQQKTQRIVSIIFVFFGVIFQSSLQIYWIIGGIWEILQTLGVFYLQRSKFYREKMRPWMERKNWI